A single Bacteroidota bacterium DNA region contains:
- the mtaB gene encoding tRNA (N(6)-L-threonylcarbamoyladenosine(37)-C(2))-methylthiotransferase MtaB, whose amino-acid sequence MQQNTKTVAFHTLGCKLNFSETSTIARVFQDNGYVKVDFANPADIYVINTCSVTENADKECKQIVKSAKKRAPDSIVVIVGCYAQLKPNEILQIEGVNLVLGAKEKFNILQYIESIATREDKKIVSCEIDDVNTFVDSHSFGDRTRVFLKVQDGCDYTCSFCTIPLARGKSRSGTVQSVVERVQKIAQDGIKEIVLTGVNLGDFGKSNPELKKHQENFFDLVKQLENIEDIERYRISSIEPNLLTDEIIQFVSGSKKFVPHFHIPLQSGSNKVLKLMRRRYLRELYESRVQAIKSLMPHCAIGVDVIVGFPGETEEDFLETYKFLNSLDISYLHVFTYSERDNTDALSIKPVVPYAVRKQRNNMLRILSTKKQLAFYNQFVGTTRKVLFETETKDAFIYGYSDNYLKIKYPFEERLTNQIVNCKLTKIGADGVFEVSIDDAILQNAEHIINKPNSTLIIQHS is encoded by the coding sequence ATGCAGCAGAACACAAAAACAGTAGCATTTCACACATTGGGTTGTAAGTTGAATTTTTCCGAAACTTCAACTATTGCTCGTGTTTTTCAAGATAATGGATACGTAAAAGTTGACTTTGCAAATCCGGCAGATATTTATGTGATTAATACCTGCTCCGTTACCGAGAATGCAGACAAAGAGTGTAAGCAAATTGTAAAATCCGCAAAGAAAAGAGCTCCTGATTCAATTGTTGTTATTGTGGGTTGTTATGCACAATTAAAACCTAATGAAATACTTCAAATAGAGGGAGTAAATTTAGTTTTAGGTGCAAAGGAAAAATTTAATATTCTTCAATACATTGAAAGTATTGCCACGCGCGAGGATAAGAAAATAGTGTCGTGCGAAATTGATGATGTAAATACTTTTGTTGATTCGCATTCGTTTGGCGATAGAACACGTGTGTTTTTAAAAGTACAAGACGGGTGTGATTACACATGTTCTTTTTGTACTATCCCTTTAGCCAGAGGTAAAAGTAGAAGTGGTACAGTGCAAAGTGTTGTAGAGAGAGTGCAAAAAATAGCTCAAGATGGTATAAAAGAAATTGTGCTTACAGGAGTTAATTTGGGCGACTTTGGAAAGAGTAATCCCGAATTAAAAAAACACCAAGAAAACTTTTTTGATTTAGTAAAACAGTTGGAGAATATTGAGGATATAGAGCGCTATAGGATATCTTCTATCGAACCTAATTTACTTACCGATGAAATAATTCAATTCGTTTCCGGCTCTAAAAAATTTGTGCCACATTTTCATATCCCGCTACAATCGGGTAGCAACAAAGTCTTAAAGTTGATGCGCAGGCGCTATTTAAGAGAGTTGTACGAAAGCAGAGTGCAAGCAATAAAATCGTTGATGCCACATTGTGCCATAGGAGTAGATGTTATAGTTGGCTTTCCTGGAGAAACAGAAGAAGATTTTCTAGAGACATATAAATTTTTGAATTCTCTTGATATAAGTTATTTGCATGTGTTTACTTATTCGGAGCGTGATAATACAGACGCTTTGAGCATAAAGCCTGTAGTGCCTTATGCCGTAAGGAAGCAGCGGAACAACATGCTTCGAATCTTATCTACAAAAAAGCAATTGGCATTTTATAATCAGTTTGTTGGCACTACTCGCAAGGTATTATTCGAGACAGAAACGAAAGATGCCTTTATATATGGGTATTCGGATAATTATTTAAAGATTAAATACCCTTTTGAGGAGAGGTTGACCAATCAAATTGTAAATTGCAAACTAACTAAAATAGGCGCTGATGGTGTTTTTGAAGTAAGTATTGATGACGCTATTTTGCAGAATGCAGAACATATTATAAATAAGCCTAATTCAACATTAATAATTCAACATTCTTAA